The Nitrospira sp. KM1 genome includes a window with the following:
- a CDS encoding CmcI family methyltransferase — translation MHSLSKLFFKSDVHRECPKDPSVNPQCIEFEVDNWGISQFIVDTLVPAVGVHPFPLNELMLMVASVCRFKPGHIIEWGTHLGKSARVFYETANHFGLDVAIHSIDLPDDIAHQEHPGFQRGMLVKELTGVRLYQGDGLNMCREIAGWIAPTERALVFIDGDHHYESVLRELTGVMACLPQANVLLHDTFFQSADSGYNVGPYQAIVSALSSAPRIYRTIASHTGLPGMTLLYQSV, via the coding sequence ATGCATAGCCTGTCGAAGCTGTTTTTCAAATCGGATGTCCACAGGGAATGTCCCAAAGATCCCTCCGTGAATCCTCAGTGCATCGAGTTCGAGGTGGACAATTGGGGGATATCACAATTCATCGTCGACACTCTGGTTCCCGCAGTCGGAGTGCATCCATTCCCACTCAACGAATTGATGCTGATGGTGGCGAGCGTCTGTCGCTTCAAGCCGGGGCACATTATTGAGTGGGGAACACATCTGGGGAAATCCGCGCGGGTATTCTATGAAACGGCGAATCATTTTGGGTTGGATGTCGCAATTCATTCAATCGATCTGCCGGACGATATTGCCCATCAGGAGCATCCCGGATTCCAGCGGGGAATGCTGGTCAAAGAGTTAACCGGAGTGCGTCTGTATCAGGGCGACGGTCTGAACATGTGCAGGGAGATCGCTGGATGGATTGCTCCCACGGAGCGAGCATTGGTTTTCATCGACGGAGATCATCACTACGAATCAGTCCTGCGTGAATTGACTGGGGTGATGGCCTGTCTGCCTCAGGCGAACGTGCTTCTTCATGACACATTCTTCCAATCTGCGGACTCCGGATACAATGTCGGTCCCTATCAGGCCATCGTGAGTGCATTGAGCTCCGCCCCAAGGATATATCGAACCATCGCATCTCATACAGGGCTGCCCGGCATGACCCTGTTGTATCAATCGGTCTAG
- a CDS encoding glycosyltransferase, producing MRILYAAMKYDYGRPEQGFGFEHYNFYDSLTHMGHDVVYFDYMTVLQKQGRDSMNRRLLDMVRSERPDLMMTVLFKEEFDPAVLREAGKHTATFNWFCDDHWRFDTFSRHWAPHFTWIVTTAAGAVPKYAALGMHHVIKSQWGCNHFLYRRSDLPLKYDVTFVGQPHGNRPRIIEALRKAGINVQVWGNGWESGRVDQEIMINIFNQSRINLNLANASVSGDGTTVSAPALPKASFRHQVSRALDALPFGRSVKSLTKPWRNDVRIAATARAHAEIQSSATETYSEQIKGRNFEVPGCGGFLLTGKADNLDQYYVDGKEIVTFLHIDDLIAKVKYFLKHEEERSAIAHAGYLRTLRDHTYANRFSDIFRQMGMPNHLCSAGRLESGSGSTQEVA from the coding sequence ATGCGTATTCTCTACGCCGCAATGAAATACGACTATGGCCGCCCGGAGCAGGGCTTCGGCTTCGAGCATTACAACTTTTATGACTCTCTCACTCACATGGGTCACGACGTAGTGTATTTCGACTATATGACCGTGTTGCAGAAGCAAGGGCGCGACTCGATGAACCGCCGATTGCTCGACATGGTTCGGTCGGAACGGCCGGATCTCATGATGACCGTTCTTTTTAAAGAGGAGTTTGATCCCGCTGTGCTGCGAGAAGCCGGCAAGCACACTGCAACGTTCAACTGGTTCTGTGATGATCATTGGCGGTTTGACACATTTTCTCGCCATTGGGCGCCTCATTTTACGTGGATCGTCACGACTGCGGCCGGCGCCGTGCCAAAATATGCCGCGCTGGGCATGCATCACGTCATCAAGAGTCAATGGGGATGCAATCACTTTCTGTATCGAAGGTCGGACTTGCCGCTCAAATATGACGTAACGTTCGTTGGACAACCGCATGGCAACCGCCCGCGCATCATTGAGGCTCTGCGCAAGGCAGGAATCAATGTTCAGGTCTGGGGAAATGGTTGGGAATCCGGCCGTGTGGATCAGGAAATCATGATCAACATATTCAATCAGAGCCGGATCAATCTCAATTTGGCCAATGCTTCGGTTTCAGGGGACGGCACAACTGTGTCAGCACCCGCGCTGCCCAAGGCCTCATTCCGTCATCAGGTATCACGTGCGCTGGACGCGCTTCCGTTCGGCCGATCCGTAAAGTCATTGACAAAGCCCTGGCGCAATGACGTGCGGATTGCAGCCACTGCTCGGGCACATGCGGAGATACAATCCTCGGCCACCGAGACCTATTCCGAGCAGATCAAGGGACGTAATTTCGAGGTTCCCGGCTGCGGCGGTTTTCTATTGACGGGGAAGGCCGACAATCTTGACCAATACTACGTCGATGGGAAGGAGATCGTGACCTTCCTCCATATCGACGACCTGATTGCCAAGGTCAAATACTTTCTCAAACATGAGGAAGAACGGAGCGCCATTGCTCACGCCGGATACCTTCGGACGCTTCGCGATCACACATACGCCAATCGATTTTCAGATATTTTCCGTCAGATGGGGATGCCCAACCACTTGTGCAGCGCCGGCCGCTTGGAGAGCGGTTCCGGCTCGACGCAAGAGGTCGCCTAA
- a CDS encoding glycosyltransferase family 4 protein, with protein sequence MKILFCCEFYAPSVGGVQEVIRQLAERLAARGHEVTVATTALPARQFTELRGVRIEEFTVSGNLVKGMQGELNEYRQFVTTGSFDIVVIKAAQQWTFDALWPVLQDVRGKKAFIPCGFSCLYEPDYAKYFEDLPRVLRQFDHLIFYASDYRDIAFAKQHGCSKWSIIPNGASETEFNVLPDRSFRRRHGIDEHSLLFLTVGSPASMKGHYEIAEAFLEAEFSGRPATLVLNAGSSIGHVRSVSGAPVVQLKVYEYVRALGEVYERDGLWAAVTHMCHGLLNKAGIRAGRYAVLDKSQPPAFQDVLTDLIRRIHKQHAGKRVVLTDLPRPDLIQAYIEADLFLFASRVEYSPLVLFESAAAGTPFLSVPVGNSPEIAEWTGAGVICPASRDERGYTIVDAKVFGAQWSSLVSNMSHLKHLGKAGRRNWAARFTWNAITDQYESLFKKVALHA encoded by the coding sequence ATGAAGATTCTCTTTTGTTGCGAGTTTTACGCGCCCAGCGTCGGTGGTGTTCAGGAAGTGATACGACAGCTTGCTGAGCGCTTAGCGGCACGCGGTCACGAGGTAACCGTGGCGACGACGGCGCTCCCTGCCCGTCAATTCACAGAACTCCGCGGCGTACGGATCGAGGAATTCACCGTGTCAGGCAACCTCGTCAAAGGGATGCAAGGCGAATTGAACGAATATCGGCAGTTCGTCACGACCGGTTCCTTTGACATTGTGGTGATCAAAGCCGCTCAGCAATGGACTTTCGACGCCTTGTGGCCCGTGCTGCAGGATGTCCGCGGCAAGAAAGCATTCATCCCCTGCGGATTCTCCTGTTTGTATGAACCCGACTACGCCAAGTATTTCGAAGATTTGCCTCGAGTGCTTCGGCAATTCGATCATCTTATTTTCTATGCCTCCGACTATCGCGACATCGCGTTTGCCAAGCAGCATGGATGTTCGAAGTGGTCCATCATCCCGAACGGCGCCAGTGAGACGGAGTTCAATGTCCTGCCAGATCGATCGTTTCGTCGACGCCATGGCATCGACGAACACAGCTTGCTGTTTCTGACGGTCGGCAGCCCCGCCTCCATGAAAGGGCATTATGAAATAGCCGAGGCGTTCTTGGAGGCAGAATTCTCCGGTCGCCCCGCCACGCTCGTTCTGAATGCCGGCTCGAGTATCGGCCATGTGAGAAGTGTTTCCGGCGCGCCTGTTGTTCAACTCAAGGTCTATGAATATGTCCGCGCGTTAGGCGAAGTCTATGAACGCGATGGTCTGTGGGCAGCCGTGACCCATATGTGTCATGGCCTTCTCAACAAGGCGGGGATTCGTGCCGGTCGATATGCCGTGTTGGATAAAAGCCAACCCCCGGCCTTTCAGGACGTTCTCACTGATCTCATCCGAAGAATTCATAAGCAGCATGCGGGAAAGCGGGTTGTATTGACCGATCTTCCGCGCCCGGATCTGATCCAGGCATACATAGAGGCGGACCTGTTTCTCTTTGCTTCACGGGTGGAGTATTCGCCGCTTGTGCTGTTTGAGTCCGCCGCCGCCGGTACGCCGTTTTTGTCTGTGCCAGTGGGAAACTCCCCCGAGATTGCCGAATGGACGGGGGCAGGGGTCATCTGCCCGGCGTCTCGTGACGAACGGGGATATACCATTGTGGATGCCAAAGTATTCGGAGCGCAGTGGTCTAGCTTGGTCTCCAATATGTCCCATCTCAAACACCTGGGCAAAGCAGGCCGGCGCAATTGGGCTGCCCGCTTTACCTGGAATGCAATCACCGATCAGTATGAGAGCCTTTTCAAGAAGGTGGCGCTCCATGCATAG
- a CDS encoding glycosyltransferase: MAAPQVTVLMPVYNGGRYLDEAIRSILTQTLGDLELIVINDGSTDDSGAIIERHQRKDKRVRGYEQPNCGLINTLNRGLSLARGEYVARMDQDDISHPERLSIQVAFLNANPQVGICGAWIETIEGLVRHAVRFPTHHPSICGWLLFESVLAHPTVVMRRSVLSKMALSYDSACLHAEDYDLWVRASRCTALANVGQVLLQYRIHPDQIVRRCEVDKLTSARRVRQAQLERLGVMPSDEELDLHQALSTWQFRPTPAFLKATRAWFIKLKAANDRARLYQTDALSQVLGQRWAAVCAAATHLGWRTAGEFLRSPLRGDTGLSWKELAKLLLKCGIRRRQHA; encoded by the coding sequence ATGGCCGCACCCCAAGTCACGGTGCTGATGCCCGTCTACAACGGGGGGCGATATTTGGATGAAGCGATTCGCAGCATCCTGACGCAAACGCTCGGCGATCTGGAATTGATCGTCATTAACGACGGATCTACCGATGACTCCGGCGCAATTATCGAGAGACATCAACGAAAGGACAAACGGGTTCGTGGCTACGAACAGCCCAATTGCGGATTGATCAATACGCTGAACCGTGGCCTGTCGCTCGCACGCGGTGAATATGTTGCACGGATGGATCAGGACGACATCAGCCATCCGGAACGACTGTCGATCCAGGTCGCTTTTCTCAATGCGAACCCGCAGGTGGGAATCTGCGGGGCATGGATCGAGACGATCGAGGGACTTGTCCGTCACGCAGTGCGTTTTCCCACCCACCATCCATCGATATGCGGCTGGCTCCTCTTCGAGTCGGTGCTGGCCCATCCGACAGTGGTCATGCGTCGGAGTGTCCTTTCGAAAATGGCACTATCTTATGATTCGGCTTGTCTGCACGCCGAAGACTACGATCTGTGGGTGCGGGCGTCTCGATGCACGGCCTTGGCCAACGTTGGACAGGTCCTCCTGCAGTATCGGATCCATCCCGATCAGATCGTCCGGCGATGCGAGGTGGATAAGCTGACGTCCGCCAGACGTGTCCGTCAGGCGCAGTTGGAACGTCTTGGCGTCATGCCCTCGGACGAGGAGCTGGATCTCCACCAGGCGCTGAGCACCTGGCAATTTAGACCCACACCGGCATTCCTGAAGGCAACTCGAGCATGGTTCATCAAGCTCAAAGCTGCGAACGACAGGGCGCGGCTCTATCAAACGGATGCCCTCTCTCAGGTACTGGGTCAGCGGTGGGCGGCCGTCTGTGCTGCCGCGACCCATCTAGGTTGGCGGACCGCTGGTGAATTTTTGCGATCGCCTCTTCGCGGAGATACGGGCCTCAGTTGGAAGGAGCTCGCTAAACTATTGCTCAAATGCGGAATCCGGCGGAGGCAGCATGCCTGA